One genomic segment of Brachionichthys hirsutus isolate HB-005 chromosome 13, CSIRO-AGI_Bhir_v1, whole genome shotgun sequence includes these proteins:
- the LOC137903186 gene encoding progranulin-like isoform X1: MLKVTLCLSVAVIVLEFASCSITCPDGSNCEDSQTCCLTDSGYKCCPYPKAKCCSDSIHCCPFGYDCNLATQTCEKQNQPWMQMPMAMKQAPSKRLQSASDPQEPKNDITSLNYVPEELKSSAVQCDSFFQCPDGSTCCRHPGGPWFCCVYYHAACCLDGLHCCPFGYHCDLTYTYCYPNRLRYPFLRKPVSSSVPATLISRPEADMD; encoded by the exons atgtTGAAGGTAACGCTGTGCTTGTCGGTGGCGGTGATCGTGTTGGAGTTTGCCTCCTGCTCGATCACGTGCCCCGACGGGAGTAACTGTGAAGATTCTCAAACCTGCTGTCTGACTGACAGTGGATATAAATGCTGCCCATATCCAAAA GCTAAATGTTGCTCGGACTCGATCCACTGCTGCCCCTTCGGATATGATTGTAACCTCGCCACACAGACGTGTGAGAAACAAAACCAGCCCTGGATGCAGATGCCCATGGCGATGAAGCAGGCACCGAGCAAACGCCTTCAGTCTGCATCTGACCCTCAGGAGCCTAAAAACGATATTACGTCCCTGAACTACGTCCCGGAAGAACTGAAGAGTTCAGCTGTCCAATGTGATTCTTTTTTCCAGTGTCCCGATGGTTCTACTTGCTGCAGACATCCAGGAGGTCCATGGTTTTGTTGCGTGTATTATCAC GCCGCCTGTTGTCTGGATGGGTTGCACTGTTGCCCATTTGGCTACCACTGTGACCTCACTTACACGTACTGCTATCCAAATCGCCTGAGATATCCTTTCCTCAGAAAGCCAGTTTCATCTTCAGTCCCTGCTACTCTCATTTCACGCCCAGAGGCCGACATG GACTAG
- the LOC137903186 gene encoding progranulin-like isoform X2, with amino-acid sequence MLKVTLCLSVAVIVLEFASCSITCPDRSSCEDSQTCCMAGSGYGCCPLPNAKCCSDSIHCCPFGYDCNLATQTCEKQNQPWMQMPMAMKQAPSKRLQSASDPQEPKNDITSLNYVPEELKSSAVQCDSFFQCPDGSTCCRHPGGPWFCCVYYHAACCLDGLHCCPFGYHCDLTYTYCYPNRLRYPFLRKPVSSSVPATLISRPEADMD; translated from the exons atgtTGAAGGTAACGCTGTGCTTGTCGGTGGCGGTGATCGTGTTGGAGTTTGCCTCCTGCTCGATCACGTGCCCCGACAGGAGTAGCTGTGAAGATTCTCAAACCTGCTGTATGGCTGGCAGTGGATATGGATGCTGCCCATTGCCAAAT GCTAAATGTTGCTCGGACTCGATCCACTGCTGCCCCTTCGGATATGATTGTAACCTCGCCACACAGACGTGTGAGAAACAAAACCAGCCCTGGATGCAGATGCCCATGGCGATGAAGCAGGCACCGAGCAAACGCCTTCAGTCTGCATCTGACCCTCAGGAGCCTAAAAACGATATTACGTCCCTGAACTACGTCCCGGAAGAACTGAAGAGTTCAGCTGTCCAATGTGATTCTTTTTTCCAGTGTCCCGATGGTTCTACTTGCTGCAGACATCCAGGAGGTCCATGGTTTTGTTGCGTGTATTATCAC GCCGCCTGTTGTCTGGATGGGTTGCACTGTTGCCCATTTGGCTACCACTGTGACCTCACTTACACGTACTGCTATCCAAATCGCCTGAGATATCCTTTCCTCAGAAAGCCAGTTTCATCTTCAGTCCCTGCTACTCTCATTTCACGCCCAGAGGCCGACATG GACTAG
- the fam133b gene encoding protein FAM133: MGKRDNRVAYINPIAAARARGPAQNAGPTIQDYLSRPRPTWEELKEQLEKKKKGSRALADFEDRMNNKWRKELAKNREKLLGSDKEKDRKTTDKEKEEKKEKKEKKKKERKKSSRHSSFSSSSSSSDSPSSSSSESGDEDEKKSTKKKSKRKKAAARKASDSSEEESDSESKKMKRTKEDGDKDKSRKRKRKAERSHRDSSPESSVDSVSEELSLPQAEAKKKKRSSEEKDKITDKSKKKRKKKHKKHGRKKKKRAASQSDLELD; this comes from the exons ATGGGCAAGAGAGACAATAGAGTG GCTTACATCAACCCTATTGCTGCTGCTCGAGCAAGAGGACCCGCACAGAATGCTGGACCGACCATACAGGATTATTTAAGCAGACCGAGACCCACATG GGAAGAGTtaaaggagcagctggagaagaagaagaagggctcGCGAGCCCTGGCTGACTTCGAGGACAGAATGAATAAT AAATGGAGAAAAGAACTGGCAAAGAATCGTGAGAAGTTATTGGGAAGTGACAAAGAGAAGGACAGAAAGAcaacagacaaagaaaaagaggagaagaaagagaaaaaagag aaaaagaagaaagagaggaagaaatccAGTAGG CATTcttcattctcctcctcctcatcgagTTCTGATtctcccagcagcagctcctcagaaTCTGGGGATGAG gaTGAAAAGAAGAGTACAaagaaaaaatctaaaagaaaaaaggccgCAGCCAGGAAAGCATCCGACAGCTCGGAGGAAGAATCGGACTCTGAAAGCAAG AAAATGAAACGAACCAAGGAGGACGGGGACAAAGACAAG AGtcgtaaaagaaaaagaaaggccGAGCGAAGTCACAGAGACTCGTCTCCAGAGTCATCCGTGGACTCTGTGTCAGAGGAG CTTTCCCTCCCACAGGCCGAagccaagaagaaaaagagaagtaGCGAAGAAAAAGATAAAATCACG GACAAatccaagaagaagaggaaaaagaagcacAAGAAGCatggcagaaaaaagaaaaagagggcGGCGTCTCAGTCCGACTTGGAGCTCGACTAA